In a genomic window of Arthrobacter woluwensis:
- a CDS encoding ABC transporter ATP-binding protein: MAFFSRIFEWLDLVPEIREPEHPVRLDPAAVRGEVRFEHVDFAYPGSGTNVLSDVDLTIPAGTTAAVVGPTGSGKSTLASLLPRLNDVGAGRVTIDGVDVRDLSFQDLSAIVGVVSQETYLAHASVRDNLRIAAPDAGDDVLWEALEAAHVADLIRSLPAGLDTMVGARGHRFSGGEQQRLAIARTLLRNPRVLVLDEATSALDNTTEAQVQAALDHLAATRTTLTIAHRLSTVEDAEQIVVLDGGRVIEHGTAPELRAAGGAFAELSARQLSDTELEDDLQDEPVG, encoded by the coding sequence ATGGCGTTCTTCTCCCGCATCTTCGAATGGCTCGACCTGGTCCCGGAGATCCGCGAGCCCGAGCACCCCGTGCGCCTCGACCCGGCCGCCGTCCGCGGTGAGGTGCGCTTCGAGCACGTGGACTTCGCCTACCCCGGGAGTGGGACGAACGTGCTCAGCGACGTCGACCTGACCATCCCCGCCGGCACGACGGCCGCCGTCGTCGGGCCCACGGGTTCCGGGAAGTCGACGCTGGCCTCGCTGCTCCCCCGCCTCAACGACGTCGGCGCAGGCCGCGTGACGATCGACGGGGTCGATGTGCGGGACCTCAGCTTCCAGGACCTGTCCGCGATCGTGGGCGTGGTCTCCCAGGAGACCTATCTGGCGCACGCGAGCGTCCGGGACAATCTGAGGATCGCCGCACCGGACGCGGGTGACGACGTGCTGTGGGAGGCGCTCGAGGCGGCCCACGTGGCCGACCTCATCCGCAGCCTCCCCGCAGGTCTGGACACGATGGTCGGCGCACGCGGTCACCGATTCTCCGGCGGCGAGCAGCAGCGCCTGGCGATCGCCCGCACCCTGCTGCGCAATCCCCGCGTCCTGGTGCTGGACGAGGCCACGAGCGCCCTGGACAACACCACGGAAGCCCAGGTCCAGGCGGCCCTGGACCACCTCGCCGCCACCCGCACGACCCTGACGATCGCCCACCGTCTCTCCACGGTGGAGGACGCGGAACAGATCGTGGTGCTCGACGGCGGCCGCGTCATCGAGCACGGCACGGCCCCGGAGCTGCGGGCGGCCGGCGGCGCGTTCGCGGAGCTGTCGGCGCGCCAGTTGAGCGACACCGAGCTCGAGGACGACCTTCAGGA
- a CDS encoding ABC transporter ATP-binding protein, whose amino-acid sequence MTFGAVPHTPGPGAGRPAGPGRINKADLTQLDQHPVSKRRIAALFSAYKGPLLLVVVLITGSSIVSLFQPFLVRSVIDDALPHGRTGLLGLLVLAMIGVAAVTAVIGVWQTWISTRIGQGVMHDLRTRLFGHLQAQSLGFFTRTHGGEVQSRMTNDINGMQNLVTNTATAVASNVTTAIGTVIAMVALSPWLSLVSLLVLPPSIWVARRVALQRRDITVKQQAKMAELQTYVDEGLSVSGIRLAKTIGSTSRDAARFDAASRELADLEMRSQLAGRWRMAAMQIVFAAIPAVIYLAAGLPVGGMDLSIGTIVAFTALQSGLFRPVMGLMSVGVSVGDGHGVLLPHLRMARPGPGDPRARAPRAPRPGRRPR is encoded by the coding sequence ATGACCTTTGGCGCCGTCCCCCACACCCCAGGCCCGGGCGCAGGACGCCCCGCCGGCCCCGGCCGCATCAACAAGGCCGACCTCACTCAGCTCGACCAGCACCCGGTCAGCAAACGCCGCATCGCCGCCCTCTTCTCCGCCTACAAGGGCCCGCTGCTCCTGGTGGTCGTCCTGATCACCGGCAGCTCGATCGTCTCCCTCTTCCAGCCGTTCCTGGTGCGCAGCGTGATCGACGACGCCCTGCCGCACGGACGCACCGGACTGCTCGGTCTCCTGGTGCTCGCGATGATCGGCGTCGCTGCAGTGACCGCGGTGATCGGCGTCTGGCAGACGTGGATCTCCACCCGCATCGGGCAGGGGGTCATGCATGATCTCCGGACCCGCCTTTTCGGCCACCTGCAGGCCCAGTCTCTCGGCTTCTTCACCCGCACCCACGGCGGTGAGGTCCAGTCCCGCATGACTAATGACATCAACGGCATGCAGAACCTCGTCACCAACACGGCCACAGCCGTGGCCTCCAACGTCACGACCGCCATCGGCACCGTGATCGCCATGGTGGCCCTCTCCCCCTGGCTCAGCCTCGTCTCCCTCCTCGTCCTGCCGCCCTCCATCTGGGTGGCCCGCCGCGTGGCGCTGCAGCGCCGGGACATCACCGTGAAACAGCAGGCCAAGATGGCGGAGCTGCAGACGTATGTGGATGAGGGGCTCTCCGTCTCCGGGATCCGGCTGGCCAAGACCATCGGCTCCACGTCCCGGGACGCCGCACGCTTCGACGCGGCGAGCCGCGAGCTGGCCGATCTCGAGATGCGGTCCCAGCTGGCGGGGCGGTGGCGGATGGCCGCCATGCAGATCGTCTTCGCCGCCATCCCGGCCGTCATCTACCTCGCGGCCGGCCTGCCGGTGGGCGGCATGGATCTCTCGATCGGCACCATCGTGGCGTTCACCGCCCTGCAGTCCGGCCTGTTCCGGCCGGTCATGGGCCTCATGAGCGTCGGGGTTTCAGTGGGTGACGGCCATGGCGTTCTTCTCCCGCATCTTCGAATGGCTCGACCTGGTCCCGGAGATCCGCGAGCCCGAGCACCCCGTGCGCCTCGACCCGGCCGCCGTCCGCGGTGA
- a CDS encoding MarR family winged helix-turn-helix transcriptional regulator, with protein sequence MTPDRMELPDLVHSVSHGLRRSWMADLSPFGLSPHQWRALHVIASHDGEPQRQRDVAAALRIAPRSAAEVLSQLEAEGLIARTQDPTDKRAVLLSATTEGLELERKVHAVRSQRGDEYFATLGAEDRAELTRLLGLLLEAHPRPEEGWRLPRGGATPRSA encoded by the coding sequence ATGACCCCCGACCGCATGGAGCTCCCTGACCTGGTCCATTCCGTCTCGCACGGACTGCGGCGCAGCTGGATGGCCGATCTGTCCCCCTTCGGCCTGTCGCCTCACCAATGGCGCGCGTTGCACGTCATCGCGTCGCACGACGGCGAGCCGCAGCGTCAGCGCGACGTGGCGGCGGCCCTGCGGATCGCGCCGCGTTCGGCGGCGGAGGTGCTGAGCCAGCTCGAAGCGGAGGGGTTGATCGCGCGCACGCAGGATCCCACCGACAAGCGGGCCGTGCTGCTGTCCGCCACCACGGAGGGGCTGGAACTGGAGCGGAAGGTCCACGCGGTCCGCTCCCAGCGCGGCGACGAGTACTTCGCCACTCTGGGCGCGGAGGACCGGGCGGAGCTGACACGGCTCCTTGGGCTGCTGCTCGAGGCCCATCCTCGGCCCGAGGAAGGGTGGCGACTGCCGAGGGGCGGGGCTACACCACGGTCAGCGTGA
- a CDS encoding Stk1 family PASTA domain-containing Ser/Thr kinase, whose product MQHRSEDPLLGTVVDNRYRVLERIADGGMSTVYKALHVTLERPVALKVLHPQLASDEVFVERFAREARASARLSHPHVVSVLDHGRHGRLTYLVMEYIEGRTLRDVIRTEGALTPRVAISYLAPALEGLAAAHEAGLIHRDVKPENVLISREGAVKIGDFGLARQASAQTSTGELLGTVAYLSPELFLRHDADARSDVYSCGIMLYELLTGGVPFTGDMPIQVAYQHVNDQVPAPSLKRPGLAQDFDELVQWATAKAPDERPVDARAFLGELRHVAATLPADDLDLPAPGAPAPLPFEPRPAGPGGPGANPAYHSAPQGGGATEVIGAQGLQTTVLPAGEQHTTALGPPDPLATSVIPQTGQSTTVLPHATAPGAPPSKRQQRKDDKERARQEAKALATPTRQVRQGNPRRKGVIWVVVLVLLALLASGAGWFFGMGPGAQVTLPDLKSQPAEQAASILAGYGIKAEQQEVFDEKVGSGLVVATEPPAGTVIRKFEGVQLLVSKGPQLFPVPGLVKKTLDDARSALTAANLAAGSVTEKYSETVPTGQVIAQSPGGGAQVRRGTPVNLTVSKGPEPVPVPSVLGLSEDDATQKLTAAGFEVKAAQEQVFSKDIPAGKVAAQVPANGTLFKGDTVTLTLSKGPRPVEVPDFVGKQATVAKAELEKLGFTVVINEVLGGFFGTVRTQDPRDGTAPEGSTITLTVV is encoded by the coding sequence GTGCAACACCGCTCTGAAGACCCGCTTCTCGGCACGGTCGTCGACAACCGCTACCGCGTGCTCGAACGCATCGCGGACGGCGGCATGTCCACCGTGTACAAAGCGCTCCACGTCACGCTGGAACGCCCCGTCGCCTTGAAGGTGCTCCACCCTCAGCTGGCGTCCGACGAGGTCTTCGTGGAGCGCTTCGCCCGGGAAGCCCGCGCGTCCGCCCGGCTTTCCCACCCCCACGTCGTCTCCGTCCTCGACCACGGACGCCACGGCCGCCTGACCTACCTGGTCATGGAGTACATCGAGGGGCGCACTCTCCGGGACGTCATCCGCACCGAGGGCGCCCTCACGCCGCGGGTCGCCATCAGCTATCTGGCTCCGGCACTCGAAGGCCTCGCCGCGGCTCATGAGGCCGGACTGATCCACCGGGACGTCAAGCCGGAGAACGTGCTCATCTCACGAGAAGGCGCCGTGAAGATCGGCGACTTCGGGCTCGCCCGTCAGGCCTCCGCCCAGACCAGCACCGGAGAGCTCCTGGGCACGGTGGCCTATCTCTCCCCCGAGCTGTTCCTGCGCCACGACGCCGACGCGCGCAGTGACGTCTACTCCTGCGGGATCATGCTCTACGAGCTGCTCACGGGCGGTGTGCCGTTCACGGGCGACATGCCCATCCAGGTGGCCTACCAGCACGTCAACGACCAGGTCCCCGCCCCCTCGCTGAAGCGTCCCGGTCTGGCCCAGGACTTCGACGAACTCGTCCAGTGGGCCACGGCGAAGGCGCCGGATGAGCGCCCGGTGGACGCACGGGCCTTCCTCGGAGAGCTGCGCCATGTCGCGGCGACCCTGCCCGCCGACGACCTGGACCTTCCCGCGCCGGGCGCGCCGGCGCCGTTGCCGTTCGAACCGCGGCCAGCCGGTCCGGGCGGTCCAGGGGCGAACCCGGCGTACCACAGCGCCCCTCAGGGTGGCGGCGCCACCGAGGTCATCGGCGCGCAAGGTCTGCAGACCACGGTGCTGCCCGCGGGAGAGCAGCACACCACGGCGCTCGGTCCGCCCGATCCGCTGGCGACGTCGGTCATCCCGCAGACCGGGCAGTCGACCACGGTCCTGCCCCATGCCACTGCCCCCGGCGCCCCGCCGAGCAAGCGGCAGCAGAGGAAGGACGACAAGGAACGGGCCCGCCAGGAGGCGAAGGCCCTGGCCACCCCCACCCGCCAGGTGCGGCAGGGGAACCCGCGGCGCAAGGGCGTCATCTGGGTGGTCGTCCTGGTGCTGCTCGCGCTCCTGGCGTCCGGCGCCGGATGGTTCTTCGGCATGGGTCCGGGCGCGCAGGTCACGCTGCCGGACCTCAAGAGCCAGCCCGCGGAACAGGCCGCGTCGATTCTCGCCGGCTACGGCATCAAAGCCGAACAGCAGGAGGTGTTCGACGAGAAAGTCGGGAGCGGTCTGGTGGTGGCCACCGAGCCCCCGGCCGGAACCGTGATCCGCAAGTTCGAGGGTGTGCAGCTGCTGGTCTCCAAGGGACCGCAGCTGTTTCCTGTTCCGGGCCTGGTCAAAAAGACACTGGACGACGCCCGCAGCGCGCTGACCGCGGCGAACCTGGCGGCCGGAAGCGTCACGGAGAAGTACAGCGAGACCGTGCCCACGGGCCAGGTGATCGCCCAGTCCCCCGGCGGTGGCGCTCAGGTGCGCCGCGGCACGCCCGTGAACCTCACGGTCTCCAAGGGACCTGAACCCGTCCCGGTGCCGAGCGTCCTGGGCTTGAGCGAGGACGATGCGACGCAGAAGCTCACCGCCGCAGGCTTCGAGGTGAAGGCCGCCCAGGAGCAGGTGTTCAGCAAGGACATCCCGGCCGGCAAGGTCGCCGCCCAGGTCCCCGCCAACGGCACACTGTTCAAGGGCGACACCGTGACCCTGACACTGTCCAAGGGGCCTCGGCCCGTGGAGGTCCCCGACTTCGTGGGCAAGCAGGCCACCGTGGCCAAGGCCGAACTGGAGAAGCTGGGCTTCACCGTGGTCATCAATGAGGTCCTCGGTGGCTTCTTCGGCACCGTACGTACTCAGGACCCCCGGGACGGCACGGCGCCCGAAGGCTCCACGATCACGCTGACCGTGGTGTAG
- a CDS encoding lytic transglycosylase domain-containing protein translates to MTSLTSPTNRSRATAAVATAALPAVVLSSLALAQPAEASVPQNVTPAKRLPQGLEAAIAGRASANLLPVSQVATSLPATLQIALKAVPNTYRIVSGDTMSGIAHRYGLSLNALLKLNNIRANQIIYPGQTIKLKAGVSAPSSSGGQVSRPTTSQGGSTYTVRSGDTLGAIAMRHRVSLSSILSWNGLRATSIIYPGQKIKVSAGGGVVPQSTGQTGKGSTGGGAVSGGSYVVRAGDTLGAIASRQRVSLSALLNANRLKMTSIIYPGQKLAIPGAGQTTSPTAPSNQGDQGGLVPDSFLGYKYPKAVVNSANRNKALLNASPVPTRAEMRQIVADTARRMGVEPALAMAFAYQESGFSQRAVSPANAIGTMQVIPSSGEWASQMVGRQLNLLDPYDNATAGIAIIRSLLRTSRNTDYAIAGYYQGQYSVEHHGMYSDTKAYVAAIKAHRATFR, encoded by the coding sequence ATGACGAGCCTCACATCGCCAACGAACCGTTCACGGGCCACCGCAGCAGTGGCGACGGCCGCCCTTCCCGCAGTCGTCCTTTCCTCGCTCGCGCTGGCTCAGCCGGCCGAGGCGTCGGTGCCTCAGAACGTGACCCCCGCCAAGCGCCTTCCTCAGGGCCTCGAGGCCGCCATCGCCGGCCGTGCCTCGGCCAACCTCCTCCCGGTGAGCCAGGTGGCGACGTCGCTGCCCGCCACTCTGCAGATCGCGCTCAAGGCCGTTCCCAACACGTACCGCATCGTCTCGGGCGACACCATGAGCGGCATCGCCCATCGTTACGGCCTGAGCCTGAACGCCCTCCTGAAGCTCAATAACATCCGGGCAAATCAGATCATCTACCCCGGCCAGACCATCAAGCTGAAGGCGGGCGTCTCCGCGCCGTCCTCCTCCGGCGGTCAGGTCTCGCGGCCCACCACCTCGCAGGGCGGCTCGACCTACACCGTCCGCTCCGGTGACACCCTCGGCGCCATCGCCATGCGTCATCGCGTCAGCCTGAGCTCGATCCTGTCCTGGAACGGCCTGCGCGCCACGTCGATCATCTACCCCGGCCAGAAGATCAAGGTCTCGGCGGGCGGCGGCGTAGTGCCCCAGTCCACGGGACAGACCGGCAAGGGCTCCACGGGTGGCGGCGCCGTCTCAGGCGGCAGCTACGTGGTCCGTGCGGGTGACACCCTCGGTGCCATCGCCTCCCGTCAGCGCGTCTCCCTGAGCGCCCTGCTCAACGCCAACCGGCTCAAGATGACCTCCATCATCTACCCGGGCCAGAAGCTTGCGATCCCCGGCGCCGGCCAGACCACGAGCCCCACCGCCCCGAGCAATCAGGGTGACCAGGGCGGTCTGGTGCCCGACTCCTTCCTCGGGTACAAGTACCCGAAGGCCGTGGTCAACTCCGCCAACCGCAACAAGGCTCTGCTGAACGCCTCGCCGGTGCCCACGCGCGCCGAGATGCGTCAGATCGTCGCCGACACCGCACGACGCATGGGTGTCGAGCCGGCCCTGGCCATGGCCTTCGCCTACCAGGAATCCGGTTTCAGCCAGCGCGCGGTGTCCCCGGCCAACGCCATCGGCACCATGCAGGTCATTCCGAGCTCGGGTGAGTGGGCGTCCCAGATGGTGGGCCGTCAGCTGAACCTGCTGGACCCGTACGACAATGCGACGGCCGGCATCGCGATCATCCGTTCGCTGCTCCGCACCAGCCGCAACACCGATTACGCGATCGCCGGGTACTACCAGGGTCAGTACTCGGTGGAGCACCATGGCATGTACTCGGACACCAAGGCCTACGTCGCCGCCATCAAGGCACACCGCGCGACGTTCCGCTGA
- a CDS encoding Rv2175c family DNA-binding protein produces the protein MSNVEALVGEWLPLPDVAEILDVKISRVHGLIDERALVALKVGERKIRSVPAEFVKDGEVLDSLKGTIAVLIDSGFTDEELITWLFTEDESLPGRPVDALRAGRKTEIRRRASALAW, from the coding sequence GTGAGCAATGTTGAAGCCCTGGTGGGCGAATGGCTGCCGTTGCCGGATGTGGCGGAAATCCTTGATGTGAAGATCTCCCGGGTCCACGGGCTGATCGACGAGCGCGCCCTGGTGGCGCTGAAGGTGGGCGAGCGGAAGATCCGCAGCGTTCCCGCCGAGTTCGTGAAGGACGGGGAAGTCCTGGACTCCCTCAAGGGGACCATCGCGGTCCTGATCGACTCCGGATTCACCGATGAGGAGCTCATCACGTGGCTCTTCACGGAGGACGAGTCCCTCCCGGGCCGCCCGGTGGACGCGCTGCGGGCCGGCCGCAAGACCGAGATTCGCCGCCGCGCTTCCGCGCTGGCCTGGTAG
- a CDS encoding polyprenyl synthetase family protein, with protein sequence MTTASQPGLSAAVSTEQGLFVAAVNERLDDFLDRQRHLVSEISADVAPLLESIRTLVSGGKRMRALLAYWGFRAAGGEAQAEEAVQAGVALELFQAAALIHDDIIDRSATRRGRPSVHQSFADLHLESGWRLDPERFGHAAGILTGDLCLSFSEEAFSEIGPATRAGTVARGIFNRMRAEVMAGQYLDILEEVAGPLRTVDGAVERARTVIRYKSAKYSTEHPLALGGAIAGAPQELLDGFSRFSLPLGEAFQLRDDELGVFGDPLTTGKPAGDDLREGKRTLLVAFMRELGTPDQVGFLESALGHSDLTDDDVARVRADMTACGALAAVETEIASLSTASFTALDELRIPDLPRQALRSLAEAAVQRSS encoded by the coding sequence ATGACCACTGCATCCCAGCCCGGCCTGAGCGCCGCGGTGAGCACCGAACAGGGCCTCTTCGTCGCCGCGGTGAACGAGCGGCTCGACGACTTCCTCGACCGCCAGCGCCATCTGGTCTCGGAGATCTCTGCGGACGTCGCCCCCTTGCTCGAATCCATCCGCACCCTGGTGAGCGGCGGCAAGAGGATGCGCGCCCTCCTGGCGTACTGGGGGTTCCGGGCCGCGGGCGGCGAGGCGCAGGCCGAGGAGGCGGTGCAGGCCGGCGTCGCGCTCGAGCTCTTCCAGGCGGCCGCGCTGATCCACGACGACATCATCGACCGCTCGGCCACCCGCCGCGGCCGGCCGAGCGTGCATCAGTCCTTCGCGGATCTGCACCTGGAGTCCGGCTGGAGGCTGGACCCGGAGCGATTCGGCCACGCCGCGGGCATCCTCACCGGGGACCTCTGCCTGTCCTTCAGCGAAGAGGCCTTCTCGGAGATCGGGCCGGCCACGCGTGCCGGCACCGTGGCACGCGGGATCTTCAACCGCATGAGGGCCGAGGTGATGGCCGGTCAGTACCTCGACATCCTCGAAGAGGTGGCCGGGCCGCTCCGCACGGTCGACGGGGCCGTCGAGCGGGCCCGCACTGTCATCCGCTACAAGTCCGCCAAGTACTCGACCGAGCATCCCCTGGCGCTCGGCGGCGCGATCGCAGGGGCCCCTCAGGAGCTCCTCGACGGGTTCTCCCGTTTCTCACTCCCCCTGGGCGAGGCGTTCCAGCTCCGGGATGACGAGCTGGGCGTCTTCGGCGATCCGCTCACCACGGGCAAGCCCGCCGGCGACGATCTGCGGGAGGGCAAGCGCACCCTGCTGGTCGCCTTCATGCGCGAACTGGGCACGCCGGATCAGGTCGGGTTCCTGGAGTCGGCCCTCGGCCACTCCGATCTGACCGACGACGACGTCGCGCGGGTCCGCGCGGACATGACGGCGTGCGGCGCTCTGGCCGCCGTCGAGACGGAGATCGCCTCGCTCAGCACTGCGAGCTTCACCGCACTGGACGAACTGCGCATTCCCGACCTGCCACGGCAGGCCCTGCGGTCCCTGGCCGAGGCGGCAGTGCAGCGCAGTTCCTGA
- the dinB gene encoding DNA polymerase IV: MVGMEARELERWRKCSILHVDMDAFFVAVEQRENPALLGRPVIVGFPADRSVVLSASYEARAFGVRSAMPMSQAYARCPQAVIVPPRHELYYEVSAQLMELFRSYTDAVEQLSVDEAFLDVSGALRRVGSPVEIAQDIRRRVRAELGVSASVGIAGTKFLAKIASTRSKPDGLLVIEPEQQLEYLHSLPVKALWGVGGKSEQQLARLGLSTVADVAATPLPVLRKAFGAMGEHIHALAWGRDPRPVTPERVDKSMSAETTFAEDTRDAAALHRALLSLSHRVARRLRSGELSAGGVALKLRYADFSTITRSRRLDYATDSGAKLYELSRMLLDAVGPLPQAIRLIGVRADHLEAGSGAVQLSFDRQDDNWRKVEKSLDEVRDKFGTSGLTPARLLGSATRNRPGTESPPEKAG; encoded by the coding sequence ATGGTGGGTATGGAGGCGCGGGAACTGGAGAGGTGGAGGAAGTGCAGCATCCTCCACGTGGACATGGACGCCTTCTTCGTCGCCGTGGAGCAGCGCGAGAATCCCGCGCTGCTCGGACGCCCCGTGATCGTCGGATTCCCGGCGGACCGCTCCGTCGTCCTGTCCGCCTCGTATGAGGCGCGGGCCTTCGGAGTGCGCTCAGCGATGCCGATGTCTCAGGCCTATGCCCGTTGCCCCCAGGCGGTGATCGTCCCACCCCGCCACGAGCTGTACTACGAGGTGTCGGCTCAGCTCATGGAGCTCTTCCGCTCCTATACGGACGCGGTGGAGCAGCTCAGCGTGGACGAGGCTTTCCTGGACGTGTCCGGCGCGCTCCGCCGCGTCGGGTCGCCGGTGGAGATCGCACAGGACATCCGGCGCCGCGTCCGCGCCGAGCTCGGGGTCTCCGCATCCGTGGGGATCGCCGGCACCAAGTTCCTGGCCAAGATCGCCTCCACCCGGTCCAAGCCGGACGGCCTGCTGGTGATCGAGCCGGAGCAGCAGCTCGAGTACCTGCACTCATTGCCGGTCAAGGCGCTCTGGGGAGTGGGCGGCAAGTCCGAGCAGCAGCTCGCCCGGCTGGGGCTGAGCACCGTGGCGGACGTCGCCGCGACCCCGCTCCCCGTGCTGCGCAAGGCCTTCGGTGCCATGGGGGAGCACATTCACGCGCTGGCCTGGGGGAGGGACCCGCGTCCGGTGACCCCCGAGCGGGTGGATAAGAGCATGAGCGCGGAGACCACGTTCGCCGAGGACACTCGGGACGCCGCTGCCCTTCACCGGGCCCTGCTCTCCCTGTCCCACCGCGTGGCCAGGAGGCTCCGTTCCGGCGAACTGTCGGCGGGCGGGGTGGCGCTCAAGCTGCGGTACGCCGACTTCAGCACCATCACCCGGAGCCGTCGACTCGACTATGCCACCGACTCAGGCGCCAAGCTGTACGAGCTCTCCCGCATGCTGCTGGACGCCGTCGGCCCCTTGCCGCAGGCGATCCGCCTGATCGGGGTGCGGGCGGATCATCTGGAGGCCGGGTCGGGTGCGGTCCAGCTGAGTTTCGACCGCCAGGACGACAACTGGCGCAAGGTGGAGAAGAGCCTCGATGAAGTGCGGGACAAGTTCGGAACCTCCGGGCTCACTCCTGCCCGGCTCCTCGGATCCGCGACCCGGAACCGGCCCGGGACGGAAAGTCCTCCTGAAAAGGCGGGATGA
- a CDS encoding DUF3040 domain-containing protein yields MPLSEHEQRLLEQLERQLHEDDPKFASQMEQGAAHRWSTKRLVIGAFAVVAGILVLLLGVTLQNIVVGVLGFLVMGGGVYFATSKGKDLAPASGHRDTGARASRQRSGFMEDLEQRWEQRRREEP; encoded by the coding sequence ATGCCGCTCTCGGAGCATGAACAGAGGCTGCTCGAGCAGCTGGAGCGCCAGCTGCATGAGGACGATCCCAAGTTCGCCAGTCAGATGGAACAGGGCGCCGCTCATCGCTGGTCCACCAAGCGCCTGGTGATCGGCGCGTTCGCCGTCGTCGCGGGCATCCTGGTCCTGCTGCTCGGCGTCACGCTGCAGAACATCGTGGTGGGTGTCCTCGGATTCCTGGTCATGGGCGGAGGCGTCTACTTCGCCACCAGCAAAGGCAAGGACCTCGCCCCGGCCTCCGGTCACCGTGACACGGGGGCCCGCGCCTCCCGCCAGAGGTCCGGTTTCATGGAGGACCTGGAGCAGCGCTGGGAGCAGCGCCGCCGCGAAGAACCCTGA
- the mraZ gene encoding division/cell wall cluster transcriptional repressor MraZ translates to MFLGTHSPRLDEKGRIILPAKFREELANGLVLTRGQERCIYVFSQKEFERIHEQMRQAPLSSRQARDYMRVFLSGASDEVPDKQGRVTIPPALREYAGLGRELAVIGAGTRAEIWDAQAWNQYLEEQENSFSDTDEDAIPGIF, encoded by the coding sequence GTGTTCCTTGGCACTCACTCGCCGCGTCTCGACGAAAAAGGCCGCATCATCCTGCCGGCGAAGTTCCGCGAGGAACTGGCCAACGGACTGGTCCTGACAAGGGGCCAGGAGCGCTGCATCTACGTCTTCAGCCAGAAGGAATTCGAACGTATTCACGAGCAGATGCGGCAGGCTCCACTGTCCAGCCGCCAAGCCCGCGATTACATGCGTGTCTTTCTGTCTGGAGCCTCTGATGAGGTACCCGACAAGCAGGGGCGCGTGACGATTCCGCCGGCGCTCCGGGAGTACGCGGGTCTGGGACGGGAGCTGGCCGTGATCGGCGCAGGCACCCGGGCCGAGATCTGGGACGCCCAGGCTTGGAACCAGTACCTCGAGGAGCAGGAGAACTCCTTCTCCGACACGGACGAAGACGCGATCCCCGGGATCTTCTGA